The genomic DNA GCCTTGAAGACGCAGGGGAACGTGAAGTCATTGGGCAGAACGCCGTCCCTGAGCATGTCCGTGAACTGGAGCAGGGCGAACGTGAAGTGGCCGTTGTGGACGGAGCCGGAGATGAGGGATGACCAGGAGACGACGGACCTGGCGGTGGagaggcggaggaggaggagggcggAGTCCAGGCGGTCGAGTTTGGAGTACATGTGGACGAGGTGATCGGAGAGGAAGAGCGGGAGCTGGGTGGCGGTTTGGAGGGCTTTGGTGATGTGGGCATGGGCCGCTCGACCGAGCCGAGGGGAGCGGATGGATAGGGCGGACTGGACAAGGGCTGCGAGGGAGCCGAGGTTGACGGCGGGCATGGAGGGCGCCGGCGGTCATAGTCGGAGGTTAAACTTGGTTTGGACATCCCGCAGCCTGGCCATACCTGTAACCTTTGACAGATTGATAAATGCTAATGAAAGGAGTCGACGCCCGAATGAAATTACTCATACCCATAATATCGCGTCATATGATGGAAATAATGCCGATACAGATTGATGGAATTGCAGTCCATCTCCAGTTCGACATCGTCGTATTAGTTTAGTGTGTGTGTCAAACTTTACCATCGCGTCGACCGATGCAATCGAAAATGGAAACTTCTACTGGATATTGGCATAACCACATTTCATCCCTAGTAGACTGATTTACATATGACCGATAGAATGGTTGTTTTTGCACTTAGATGTTTGTTCGAGTCGCAGTTGCATCGACTGACTTACATACTGATATTAGTATGCAACTCATCGCGACATTTTCATCCTGTCATTTACTGAAATAAGATGATACTTACGATACAAAATGGCTTCTGAAAGAGGTCGGGTGGAAAATGCTTCTGGAGGTGATCCACTCTAGGAGAAATTCGAGACAGTTTTTAACTCCTGAACCACATAGACAGCCTTGATCAGATAGGATGAGGACGGTGCCCCGTAGATGATATCGGAAAGCAATACTTTGAGATGCAAAGCTCGTCCTTGTACAGGGAGccaaaccaaaaaaatatacagCACACACAGAAATAGCAGATGTCCCTACTTATTTATCTACCAAAGAAGCAAATCTTAAAAAGGCAAACACATCTTGAGATCAAGGCATGCGGAACTCTGACATTATCGACTGCCTTCAAACTTGGAAACCCGTTTTACGATCAATGGTTTGTAGTAGTGGTGCTGCTGCCGTGATGACCGGGGAGCTTCTCCTTGATCTTCTCCATCATGCTCTTCTTCTCATGGTGCTGCTCGTGTTGGGGTTGCTCGACTGCATAGGCCGTGCTCTCGGTGGGCTGCTCCCCTGTGCTCTTCCCGGCCCCGAGCTTCTCCTTGATCTTCTCCTTTAaccccttcttcttcctcctccctcctTGCCCGTCATCCTCGGACTAATAACACGAAGGAAAAAGGCAGTAGTCTTCAATACAAAAATCATTATCCAGTTGAGACTCCaagataaattataaaagccATCTGAAATTGAGCCCCATAAACTAGATCTACCGTGCTAAAATTCAAAACTCACGAGAAACACCGACCAGATCAATCCGAGTCTGAAACTAATGTATCTAATCCAATAAGCTTAGGAGTGAGCAGACTCCATGGGAATTTGAATCTCACTGGAAACCCGGATGATCAAGCTGAGTCTGAACTTTGGATTGGTCTAATCCAATAAGCTGAGGAGCGAGCAGACTCTATATGGTGGAATTCGAAACTCACCGGAACCAACAACCATGACCAAGCCGAGTCCGGATTGAGGATTAGTCTAATCCAGTAGGCTGAGGACCCCATGTTATTATCGACAACTATTATAATATGTCCCTAGTAACGTCACCTCATTAAGTTTAAGCAAAAACAACATGATGATATGCCACATAAAATCTGGAAATCAACCCTCATGACTATGTGCTAGGAGAAGAGAGACAAAAAACCAGTGGTCTGGCATAACTCACCGAGCTGGAGCTAGAACTGCTGGACCGGCGATGCTCACCGCTCTCCTCCACCGCCTGAGTCCGCTGCAGCTGCTCATGGCCACCTTCTTCAACGGTGGCCCCAGTGCCCATAACGGTTCCAGTGCCAATGACACCACCAGTACCGACACTGCCTGGGGTGGTGGCAACACCGGAAAGATGCATGGGGTTCCCGAACTCGTCCGTCAGCACAACCGGGTTGCCAAGCTCGTCAGTGAGCTGTATCGGGTTCCCGTACTGGTCTCTTAGGTCCGCCATATCTTCTCCCTCGTTTCGCGAAGATCGAAAGATCGCTAAGCTAACAATCCAATGCTTCTAACTCTGCTTATGTGTTTacgaagaagaaaggaaggaaaCTGTTTGATAAGGGTTCATTAGTACTTGGGAGGAATCCGTGAGCCGGTGACTATGTGGTGTTGCATGTCAACTAGCTGCTCACACGCGTCCAGCTTGTACTCTGCCCGCAATGCGACGTTTCGCCACGTCGTGGAACCGGAAACACGTGGCGCGCGCCATGCAGCTAAAGGACAAATTCATGCAGCTGCAGTGAGAATACTGGAATCGATTGATTGATTTCAGGCAACTATGAATCCATTCACAGCAGCTATAGCGAAAAATACTGGACTCAGTTGAGATCGATTTCAAGCAAGAGCATGTACTAATGATGGAAAGTCGATCCCAGCTCAGAAGAAATAACATAATTGAGCCCTGAATCCAGTGGCTAGCCCCGGTTAGGGTCATTACAATTCCCGTTAGCTTGACTCGCTTCGTGTTGGTCTAGTAGTAGGCCTAGTTGAGGAGCATAGTCGATTGTACCACGTGATGACATAACAGACGTGAAGTCGATATATGTCGAGAATTTCTTGTTCCAACGAACTAAGAGGGACTCATGAAGTACAAGAGACTCCCCCATCGAATTAGACACTAGTACCTTATCAGAATCCCAGGCATCTTTAGGAGTCCTGCAGGAAAGACATCGGCTTTCCAGGGTCCTTAAATAAACCCACTAGAAACGAATAAAAGAAGGATAAGTTCGGGTTTTCTCGATTCTGAGTAAGATCTCCCCACACGATAACACGAAGCTCGTGGACCAGCTCCTTCCATGCCTCTAACACGACAGCAATTTCATCACCATTTAGAGATAATTCAGTCGAGTAGTACGTGCAATTCTAGCCGATTGGAAGCTTCTCTTCCATAGATAACCTAATGTCCCCAAAGTATCCTATCAGGAAGCCGCAAGAAAAGCAATGGAAGCCCCCTCTCTAATCTAGCCAAAGAGCGATCGACAACAAATCCGGGGAAATTATAAACTGATATATCGAAAGGAAATAGCTGTACTACCCTGAAAGGACATGCCTCGACTATAATTGAGTGCAGTTCAAGCCAAAAATTTAATGCCAAGAGATGCTGATCTCAATGCAGTTAAGAATCTGCAATGGTCACTTCAACCTCCACTCCGGGCTCGATAGTGATTGATGTAATCTGCTTAACGACTTCCGGGGAGCTGAAGAGATCGATCACTCTTTTGTGAACCCGAAGCTCAAACCTATCCCATGTGTTAGTCCCTGAGGATAAAATGAACAGCCTAGAACGTCAATATTGTACAAGAAAAATTTCTGATGGCTTCGATTATTAAAAAGCAGAACTTAGAAAACATTAATATAACACACAACCGCATGTCCGGCGACATACAAGCGAAATTTTCATCTTttagatttgacttgaaagaaACATGTGGCAtaacaaaatcaagttgaaaTACGACAACAATGGCATTACCATAAAGTAATAATCAAGAAGCCGACTTGAATGGATCTGAGGCTCAATCCATCCATCCCAGGCTAAACTTCTTTAGGCGATTAACATGTATTACTTCTTTAAGCTAAACTTCTTTAGTCAGCACATTCATAATTTTGTTCATCCCCGGGCAGCTATTATACAGTTACCATCAATTCCCAGTATCTAACACTGAATATGAGGACTACTTCAGTAGATaaacttaaaaatattaaCGAATCACAAAATCCTTGGAGCAACTAAGAATATGAACTTGTGATTGCATCATTACGTACAAAAGAAGAGCTCGTGATAATTTATCATAGTAAAAGCAGTGATGATCAGACCAACATGATAATCATAATTGCAAATTCTGATAAAGTTCAAGTTTGTTCAATACCTTCACCACAAGGCGACTTCCTAGTGGTGATGTGAAGAACCTTGGTGGGCATTCTCACTGGTCCCTTCACTTTGAGCTGCTTGGACTTGGCGCCATTAACGAGATCCGAACACActatagaaaaagaaaaaacatttGTGGATTACTAACAGATAATTGGACGTCAacatgcattttttatttacccAACTCAAACAGAGCAAACAACATGTAGCTCAATGAATAACTTAAGGTCAGGAATAGGAATTGCTGCGCTCTCTTAATAATGTCAAAAGCTAAATCAAAAGCTTGAGTTTATGTGAATACAGTCTTCAATTAAATCTCGGAGTTTTCTCATTTATACAAATATAAGATGTTACGGAAATGTTGATAGGCTTCATATTCCTCATATTTCATCCAACAATGTGATTTGCAAATAGGCAGTCGCAGATGAAGTTGCTGTAGCTATATACAAGGTCATGAACTTTTATCTTGCCAAGGAAAAGTTGCCAAGAGATTGGAATTCCCGATCACAACTTAAAATATTCCATAGGAACTACACCGAAGACTAATATGCATATCCATCAATGACCATTCAGTAACAAGTCACATTCTATCCACTATCTGCCCGATCATGTTTATTCCTTCTAGCACCGATTCCGCCGCTACCCAGTCACAATATTAGATCAAGGAGATTTGGATCTCCCACTCATTTAAGATATCCATTGTATCCGCTTGATCGAACTCATTTCTACAAGCACCCACACCAGCATTTATCGTGTCAGGACAGGCTGTTTGAGTAATTCAAGTTATCCTTGTAATTGTAGCAACAATTAGAGAGAACTTCTTTGCCTGCATCACATCCACGAACATGATTCTGCTATACTCAATCTAATAAACGATAAGGGAGCAGTTTGATTTGGaggaaaaattagaaaatctcAAACCTTTCTCGAGGTTCTGCACATTCGTTGAAGACAGAGTTATCCTAATCCTGTGAATCTGCTGCGGCTCAGATTCCTCAAAACCCGGCTTTGCCGGCTTCATTGCATAAGCCATCGTTCTCCCTTCTAGCAGTTTCTAGCTGGACAATCGATCAGCCCCAACAACAAACCTCAGCCCCATGTAACAAATTCCACATATATCTATTGAAAGATTTGAACTTTATCGAGACTCGAACAGCATTTGAATTCATTAACCCAATGAAGAACACGGCAGCCAGGCAAGAACAaaaccagagagagagagagagagagagagagagagagagagagagaaccagTGAAGCTTTATGGGCGACAGAGTAGGGCAATGCTCGGCGTCTCTGCTGCTCAAAGGAACAAGGCGAACCAGTGAAGCTTTATGGGCGACAGAGTAGGGCAATGCTCGGCGTCTCTGCTGCTCAAAGGAACAAGGCGACTGGTAAAGTAGGGCTAATACGATATTTCATTTCACTAAAAAGTACAGAACAGCCCCTAAACTTCTAGGGCAGTCACAAATTGCCCCTCTGTCTCTTTCCCAAAATGGTGGGCGGGTAGGGGAGAAAATATTAGGTGCGTAATACATAGTCAAATGGTTGTATAAAAGTCTATTCCTGAATTATAAGTGTTCGACTACacaactctctctcttttttactGGACACATATAATTCGGGAGTGATGTTTTACACAACCATTTGGTTGTGTATTACTCATCTAATATTTTCTCGAGTAAGAGTGACAATGAACATGATTGTGCCCCACCAAATCCCATCTTTTGAAAATTCCTTTTAAAAGAGGGTATAGTGCCGTAATACATGTATTCGTCTTATAACCAAGAGATTTTAGGTTCGATATTCATTGTGGGAGTACCCACGCTTTTCCCCctcatataattaattttacgCGTTGGGTCTTCAAAACTATTCCAGGTATCTCATAGATCCAAAGCCAATCTATGATTCATTGGATCAAGTTTTCCAGTCGTATATTTAGATCTCGGAGATTATTGGATCGATGGGTCTCCATTGGATACAACAAGATAAGACTCGTTTAAAAAGAATTGTCGGTTCTGAAAATGGCACGATTATTGATTCATGGAAATTGActcgattacaaattattagctggttcgtgcaatttatttaaatgtcAAGTGGATTAATTAGCCAAGTGATTTGTCCCATTTACTACGCACgtggaattaattaattttagtgAATTTGCCAAAGGCTCTTGGTTTTATAGGTTTCAAATTGTCGAATCGATCATTGACGAACTATTCAAATGAAATTCTAATCCCCGATCGTTTTAATTATTCGAAAACGACTCACTATAAGAGGATCGAGGTAGGTCACCAAGGGCCATTGAGGCTCGACCCATGAAGGCCGAGAGCTCCTTGGACGCTCGCGGTCCTACAATGGTCCCTGTTACATGAATCCATACAAATTGTTTGATATTAAATGCCATAATACGAAAATCATGGAAATCACATAATTCCATACGCGAGATATACGATGACAAACAAAGATATACAAGACCAATACTGCCATAATCAACAAGAAATACacaaaatcataaataacaCAGAATCGAAGACAGAGAGAACATCAAAGACCTGAACCGGGTGAGAGGGGTCTTGGCCACACCGTCACGGGTTAGCCGAGACCTCATATACCCAGCTTGGTCCGAGGCGATCTCCTCGAATCCGTTTCGCATACGACATGTATAACAcgataaatacaaaaataaagtttGATCGGGGTCAAGGAGTTCGTTTTAGACCTGAGTTGGGTCGGGAAAAGGCTGGACTGAACCCTCTTGGTTGGGTCGAGTCCCCTATTAACTCGAATCGAGTCTAAGCGACCTCCTCGACCTCGAGCCTTGCCTTATCTCCCCACAAAGTGCTATCATGTAAAAGTCCTATGTCCTCTAAGGGTCAAGAGGGTTATGCCTTCGTGTCAGGGTGTGAATGGAGTGATTCAAGAGTCGGTTGAGGCCCGAGAGGGACCGTGAT from Punica granatum isolate Tunisia-2019 chromosome 2, ASM765513v2, whole genome shotgun sequence includes the following:
- the LOC116196086 gene encoding late embryogenesis abundant protein, with the translated sequence MADLRDQYGNPIQLTDELGNPVVLTDEFGNPMHLSGVATTPGSVGTGGVIGTGTVMGTGATVEEGGHEQLQRTQAVEESGEHRRSSSSSSSSSEDDGQGGRRKKKGLKEKIKEKLGAGKSTGEQPTESTAYAVEQPQHEQHHEKKSMMEKIKEKLPGHHGSSTTTTNH
- the LOC116196087 gene encoding 40S ribosomal protein S20-2-like, translating into MAYAMKPAKPGFEESEPQQIHRIRITLSSTNVQNLEKVCSDLVNGAKSKQLKVKGPVRMPTKVLHITTRKSPCGEGTNTWDRFELRVHKRVIDLFSSPEVVKQITSITIEPGVEVEVTIADS